cacacattatctcaCTTACTTGGCACAATTACTTTGTGAGGCAGGTTATTTTTATCCCATTAGAGCAGATGCTGTCAGGCAGCTACAGGGCCACCTGAGGTCACCTACAAGCAGTGTGCCACATTACACCTGGCACAGGGCAGGCCCAGAAGAGCTGGATGTTATCACTCTGAAAGTGACCCTCGCCTATGAGGGGCAGGAGGTGGCAGTCGGCACCACCTTCACCCCCAAGGAGGGCAGCTCTGAGGTGAGTTACCCGTGGTCCTTCAGAGGGTCCCCACTGTCCTGGGCCCCTGTACTCACTGAGTCACCCTATTTTGACCTCCTTGCTTCCGTCTGAATTCCTCACTCCCTCTCGTGCTCCCTGGGATGAGCTTCTACATATTTCGATTATAGGCACAAAatccttgcctcaggctctgctttgggGGGAATTCCAACTAAATCACTGAGTATAGATAATGGAGTCAGAGAGGTTAATGTGTTGACTCTTGCACAGTTAGGAAATAGAGAGTCAGGCTTTAGTCCTCTTCTCCTCACCACAAGTGCAGTGTCCTCTCGCCGCTCCCCTACTTGTAAGACAAGGTCTCTGCCTCAAGCATTTAGTCTGGTGTTGGCTAAGAGATTAGAAAGGCAGTGTTTGCCTGGAACTCTCTTCCCTACAGGGAGTGCCCTGGGGAACGAATGACCTCAACTGGGGCTCCTTGAAGAGAATCTAACCTCCGTTAGACTGCCTTGTAAACATGTTGTACTCAGGGAAATGGTCCTATTTTCAGCAGGATATACCTGATCTGTCAAGactgactattgtgaataaattTGGAATGTATAGaccagtaaggacctactgtagagcacagggaactctgcttgagttctgtaataacctaaatgggaaaagaatttgaaaaagaatagatacgtgtatatatataatatgaatcactttgctgtacacctgaaactaacacaatattattatTCACCTataatataaatatcaatcaatcaatataaatataaatcaatataaaataaaaattaaaaaaaatttttggaatatACAGGTTTATGGGGCAGAGAAGGGGAAGTGGTCACATACACATTTTCTATCTGTGTAAGTAACAGAGTATAAAGCAGAGGGGCCCCAAACCTAAATGTCTTCCTTCGAGAACCATACGTTTGTCTTCATCACTCAAAACTCGTCAGTCAGTTGGACACTAAGATATGTTCTGGTGTAGGAAAAGGGACGTTTGGAGAACTGCATCTCAGTTCTGGGCTCCTCCAGGACAGAATGTTTCATTGGTGCCTGCCATTGCCTGTATTACTTGAATCATTAGTTTTCTGTTGGGTAAGATCTATAATTCACATTGAATCTGCTTTGACAATTTAAACCTTTGTGTTACATGCatatgtacacattttaaaataataattagtgaAGAGGATCTCCTTATCCAAGAATGACTAGTTTTAAAAACgttctttaaaaagtttcttaaaaaggaaacttgttaaaatgaagaCCAAAATCTCACAGTAAatcctgaagaaaagaaaaagccgagtacattattttgaaaagtaaaattaaaattatgaaaacaatttttattttgttttttatcaaaACTTATTGTAATgttgtacatctaaaactaatacaatgtcttaggtcaattatatctcaataaaacagggGGAATATCTGTAATGTCAACCACATGTTGATTTGGGGCCTTTGGAAAAGCTCATTCTCAGGAGCTTTTTCCCTCAGAACACAGTTGCCATGTTGTAAGAAACTCTAGCCACGTCAAGAGGCCACGTGTGgccggagcagctgagcccacagCAGCCCGCCATCAACCACGTGAGTGTTGCACCATCTTGGATTCCTTCCCAGTCCAGCCTTTGGACGCCTGTGGCCTCAGCCAACATCTGACGGCAGCTACAAGAGACCCCAAATGAGAAGCACCCAGCTGAGCTCAACGATCCCACAGAACCTTGAGAAATGACCATATCTTCTTGTTGTCAGCCGCAAAAAAGTGCTAATGACGCGATACCGTGATGTGATGTCCTTTACTTCATGGTTACTTTTGCTGAGTGTTGAGAAATGGCTAATTTTTGCAAAAATACCTGAGGGCTTCATCAGGTTTCCCAAGACCCTTCCTTAAATGTTTCACGTTAAAACCCTTCTTTTGGGAAGCTCTCCTGTCATCACTATCCTTATTTATTTCCCTCTGATTCAACTGCATCACGTCTAACTCTGCCCCCTGCTCTCTTGACAATAGTTTGCAGTATTATTACCCCTACTTCTCTTACCAGCTCCACAGAATCCCAAGTATCTTGCAGGATCGCCAATTTAACTTTGCAGTCAGTTTGCGTGGTGTTTGCATTGACTGTCAACTGTCGCGAGACTGAGTCACAGAAACGTTGATGAGGCGGTGGGAGAGAGAGCCGCCTTCTGCGCAGAGAGGGAGGCTTGGTGGGAACCATTTTATAAGTGACACGTTTGGTTATTAGTGTTTTCCTGTTTTGAGGATTTTCACTCTCAACGCGACTTTGTAACGCTAGGGagacaaatgagaaagaaaaaggaaagaagctcCCTGTACACGTGTTATCAGGAGACCAGGTACGTTATGGCTCCTCCTCCTGCTTTCTGCACCCCTGCCTCCAACTCCCCACTTACTGATTCAGCAGCCTTAACACCGGGGTGTCTAGTCTTGTAATACTCCTCTCCGTGAGAAAAAGCACAGAAAGAATTATATATGACTTGGTATGTTGTCCCTTCCACAGATGATTTGTAATTTCACAAAGGATTGAGTGAAAAGTCAAAATTGAACCTCAGGGGAATTATTGCACTAGCGGTGAAATTGTAGGAATCTCATGAGGCATCTGCCGGGTGCTCCCCATACAGCTCTGTCCCGAGTCCATCTCCACCAGGCACAGGGCAGGGGAAGAAGACAGGGGACCACCGGGCCCTCTGCTCGCTAACTCAGTGCACGAGTGTTATCTGCAGAGAAACGACTGTCACGCGTGGTTGGGGACCAGCTAGTCCAGGTGGGTGCTGCACCCACTCGCCCCCTTCCTGCTTCCTGAACATCTGTCTTCTCTTGGCCTGGACTGAAACTGATGATACAGGACAATGAGGACAGAAGTGCTGGAGAAATGTCCCTGGGCAGGCAACAAGGGAGGGTGGCCAGAGCACAGGTGTGCGGGTTCACCTCAGCCAGGAGCTCGGTGAGCACCCCCAGAGCGAGACGAGGAGAAACCTGTGTGCAGAGAGATGCAGCTGGATCGGAAGATGTGATGCTGGTAAGATGTGGAAAGCTTCTATTCTTGGTAAAGGGAAGCAAGGCATCCGCTGAGAGTGAGGCCAGGAAGAAGATGCAGGAAGAAAGACTAGGAAAGAGAAGGTGTGATACGGTCACCCAGGAAGTCAGGTTCCAGGCAGGCGCAGCTAAGTGGCTGATGCGGGAGCTGGACGTGGATGAATAAGTGGAGTTTGTCAGattaaggggtgggggagggccaTCTCAGCAAAGGGAATAGCATCGCTTGGGAGACAGGTGACTAGGGTGTCACCCTGAGAGAGGAGTACAGGAGGAATGGTGGGGACTGAACAGACTGCATTTGAGGTGTTGCAGGGCATCACGTTCAGGTGTCCTTTAGGTGGCTGAATGTACAGGACTGGAGCCCAGCGAAGAGTGTTGCCAGTCAGTGCAGAGCTGAGGGTCATGACTATGTGAGCGACTGTGGATCAGGACCCAGGGAGATCGTGCagagggggaagggcagaggcCCAGGTACTGAATCCCGGGAAACACAGACACATTTAATGGAGGAGCAGGATAAAgagcaaggacctactgcacagcacacggaactatattcaatgtcctaataataaaccataatggaagagaatatgaaaaagaatacatatacgtatgtgtgtataactgaatcactttgctgtgcagcagaaactaacacaacattgtacatcaactagactccaataaaaaataactaaataaaggaGGAGCAGAGAAAGAGCAATGACAGAGATGAGATGACTCAGAATAGGAAGGATTGGGTTAAAATGAGAGCTGGAAGGGAGAGTGGCGAACTAGAATCTGAGAAAAGAGAGACTCTCAGGAAGGGGATGGTCAGCGTGTCAGATGCCACAAACGGTATGAGTAGAAGAGAACCCATCAGCTGAGCAACGTGGAAGGCGCCCGTGTTCCTTGCTGGGCCAATTACAATGTGGTGGGGAGGTCTGGAGTCAGCCTGCAGGGGTGGAGGGGGTTGGTAAGGAGAAAATGCAGAGCATGAGCGTGCAAGGGTCtttccagaaggaaaggaaggagaggtggcGGAGGAGCTGAGCAGGAGTGTGCAGAACGGCTTCCCTGTTTGAACTATTGGTTTGTGTGAAGATGCAAGCGATGGAGCCTGCGTGTTTGCGGGAGAAAaggagcccagagaggggagcagTGGATTCTAGCTGTGCTTCCAGGGAGCTGAGCCCTCTAGGTGCACAGACAAGGGAGCTGAGCCCTCTAGGTGCACAGACAAGGGAGCTGAACCCCTAGGTGCACAGACAAGGGAGCTGACCCTCTAGAGGCACAGACAAAGGAGCTGATCTAGGTGCACAGACAAGGGAGCTGAACCCTCTAGAGGCACAGACAAGGGAGCTGACCTAGGTGCACAGACAAGGGACCTGACCTTCTAGGTGCACAGACAAGGGAGCTGACCCTCTAGGTGCACAGACAAGGGAGCTGACCCTCTAGGTGCACAGACAAGGGACCTGACCTTCTAGGTGCACAGACAAGGGAGCTGACCCTCTAGGTGCACAGACAAGGGAGCTGACCTTCTAGGTGCACAGACAAGGGACCTGACCTTCTAGAGGCACAGACAAGGGAGCTGACCCTCTAGGTGAACAGACAAGGGAACTGACCCTCTAGGTGCACAGACAGGGGAGCTGAACCCTCTAGAGGCACAGACAAGGGAGCTGACCTTCTAGAGGCACAGACGAGCCAATCGACATGTGACACAGTGACGATGATGAGTGCTGAGGAGAAccagggaggagaagagagggggCAGGGGCTGTTGTCCGGTGGCAGAGAGCCCCCTGCTGAGGTGACATCTGACCAGAtgctgaggggagagggggagcagAGACCTGTGGGGAAGcatcccaggcagaaggaacatcGAAGAGGAAAGCCCAGGAGTAGGAGTGCACTTGGCATTTCCAAAGGATCTCGAGGAGTGTAGGAGGGGCGGGAGAAGCGAGCCACTCGAGCCCCGGAGAGTCGCACGGGGGCCAGGTCACGGAGAGCCTTGTGGACCACTTCAAAGACTTggtttttcacttaaaaaataaaaccccactttgggacttccctggcggtccagtggttgggactccgcgcttccactgcaggggacatgggttcaatccctgatcggggagctaagaccccatATGGCACGCTGTTCagctaaaggaaaagaaaaccattttggTTGCTAATATAAGTGTAGAATTATTGTCCGGGAGGCTGGCGGACAGGGAAgtttggaagagaagaaaaatcttcCTAGTGGAGATGAAGAGGAAAGGAATGGTGAAGACTGGGGTCCTTCTACATGGAGGGAGATCTGAGAGTCATTGCCTCATggcttgactcttttttttttcagtcacctATGACTGAAGGTAGTGAAGAGAGAGTGACAGTGAGGGGAAAGGTTCCAGATTGAGAGATTTCAGAGAGAGAGGGGTTTGGAAGAGCTGCCCGGGTTATGGAGGAAGACTTCACGGGGCCCTGACAAGAGGCCAGCCTGCTGGGACCGCACCTTGGCTGGAGCCCTGATCACACCATGGGGAGGGTTCTCTGCCCGCTCAACAGCCTGGGCGAGACAGAGAATGAGGGGGACACGGTGAGAGTGACTGGACCAGGGCCACCAGGGGTCTCCCAGACAGGGTGAGAGATGACACAGAGGGGGCTCACAGACAGGGCAGATGCCATGGCCAGAGACAAGTGGTCTCAGCGGTGTAGAAATTGCCTGGTTTCTAAGGGTATTTAAGTTCCTCTTTGAGACCAAGATCCCTTTGAGATGAGATGAGGTTGACCCCTTTTTCACTAACCCAGAGGCAGCGCGGCATCAGGGCAGACGATGGTGAACAGAGGAGAGTGACTCTGATCTCCATATTCTGTTCTTTCCCAGCGAAGATGCTCTGTTTTCAATCAAAAATAAGATCATCCTAAATGTCACTGCTCCACACCCATCTGGGCTCCTGAAAGCAAGCTGCCTTGTTTCTGAATCAGATGTCATCACCCACTGAAAAGCCTCCTGCCTCCAAGTTTGGCTGGGTGGGAAAGCCTTGCGCATCGCTCCCAGCGAGGCTGGCCCCATGGTTACAGGCGACCGTTTCCTGCAAAGGAAGAGGATGGAGCAGAAACAGGTGGTAACAGAGAACCATTTCATCACGGCTTCTCTGAACCTTCGGAGACCCACagtaatttattatataaattactatatatattatatatttattactatatatatataaattactatatatatattactatatataaatgactatatataatatatatattatatatattatatatttatgatataaattattatatatttattatataaatattactgAGCTGATTTATGGGTGTGAACATTTTACTCCCCCAGAGTCACATGAAGCATTGCCATTTTCGTGGGACGTCCCGAAGAGGCAGCAGGAAACCAAACACGGCAACGTAGTCTATAAGCTACGATGGGTTTCCCAGCTAAAACCTGGGACATCGTGCCTCAAGGTACAGACACAAGTCACGGCAGGCAAGCAGCAGGGCACTGAGATGCCAATGAAACCCTGCAAAGATCTGTCTTGGGAGAAATGTCCGGGTTCCCTCCGAGATATGGCCACACTCTCCTCAGCCCCTGCTGCTGAGCCTCCTTCCAGGAACGACAGAAGAATATGTTCAGGACCCTGTACCTGCCTGCAGGCGGGAACTTTGTGGCCATAAATACATCACCCACTTcatgggggcagggcggggcagggggagtgGTGAGCTTCCAAAAGCACAATCACCCTCATGAACTCGTGAAGTAAGTTTCATTCATAAACATTTATATCCAGCAAAAGATTTCAAAACAGACTTTCTTTACATCAAGCATTCCCACAGGGGGAAGGGAAGCCATGAGAAATTCCTCTACTGGTAGCCAAACGTTTTCCCTCACAACAGGAAATGATGCTCTAACACATGACGGTTGAGGGGTTATAACATCTGCAGATGTTTTCTATAGAAGTGTTGTCCCATGAAAAGTTCTCGTGTAGCAAACAGAAAGAAcattcaacatttaaaaacatgtaacaGTGTTTGTACACCCTAGAgttgtgtgtacacgtgtgtgtacgcatgtctgtgtttgtgtgtgtctgtgctttacagaacagaaatgtgTATTTCTTCTTCCACTTAAAGGTATCAGAAAGACTGAGGTTTCTTAACACTGAGGTGTGCCAGATGCTTTGCATACCTCATGTTCTCGTTTCATCCTCACCACAAGCCCGGGAGGTACGGACTATTGCTGTTACCATTTTATACTGAGGAAATGAGGTCCCTGGTGGTTAAACCTGAGGTCACACCAGCAGCAAAGGACAGAGTCAGCCTGACTCCAAAACCCATGTTCTTCCCACTATATGGCTTCACCTCCTCAAGGTCCATCAAATGCTTGTACCCTTTCCTGTACACACATGTAAACGTTCCTGCTGGagtaatttttatagtttgtggGAAAGTGCTACCAGGAGAGCTGAAGAGGAACAGAAGGAGATTTTTGAAAGCTACAGAAAGGATAGAGTTCCAACATGTATTTGGGCATTTCCAGAAGGTACAACGCAAGAGTACAGTCTCAGCATTAATTAGCATCTCATGCATATGGGGTAAGGTGTCCTATACCGTATTTAGGAGATATTCAGTTGCATCCCAAGCACAAACTATAGCTCGTCTGCGTCCCACTGTTTTTGTCCACAATTTCCTCCACCTGTCAGACgacagtctcagtttcagtggtggtggtgtggtCTTCTGGGCGCCTGGGTTGCATCTCATCTTTGAGAGCCCTGGTCAGAACCACTTTTAAGGACTCCTTGAACCGCTTCTTCCTGCTGCTGCCCACGAAGAAGTAAATAAAAGGGTTGGCGCTGCTATTGATtgtagagaagagaagagaaatgtgGTGCAAGTTCCTGAACGTCGACCAATACTCATAATAGAGCAGGTAGAGGAGCCTCATGGGCATGGCGAAGATGAAGAATATGATGATGGAGACCGTGATGACAAGGTACAGCTTCGAGGAGTGGGATGCCCACGTATTCTTCCGAATCTTCACTACCAAGATGGTGCTGGACACCACCATGAGTGGAGTGAAGACCAGGAAGCTCAGAACGACTATGAAGACGATCACCGCCCTGCAGTCACTTCGGGATTGAGTCTGTCCTTCACCGTCAATGCACATGACGTATTCCATGGTGGTCACTAAGCAGGAAAGTGCCCACAGGAGGGCACAGACGAATGCTGACTGGTGCTTGGGGCGATGGCAGCGGTACCAGATGGGGTACAGGACGGACAGGCACCTCTCCACACTGATGGCTGTCAGCAGATACAGACCCGTGTTGTAGCCAAAGAGAAAGGTCACCGACAATGTGACGATTGTGTAGTAATAGCCGGAAGAGAGCTCGTAATCTAAAGCATAGTCGACAGacagaataaaaatgcaaaagagcAACGAGATGTCCGCAATAGACAAGTGGGTGATGTAGACGGTGAAGGGGTTTCTTCTCATCCGGAAGCAGAGGAACCAGAGGAGAATTCCATTCTCAACAAAGCCCAGTGGGGAAATGCTCATGATCACCCAGTGCACGATGGGAATTTCCCGACGCGGCTCTGCTACTGAGGTGTTCCCTCTGGTTGAGGCGTTCGAGGACTCCTCAGCGACAAATGATGTCCTGTTTGCCTCATCCATGAGGGGACCTCAGCCTGCTCTTCAggtatttttctgtaaataagtttaagaaaaaatcAAGGTCGATGAATTGCAGTAAAAGGGAGACTTCAGCTACGGATTATAACCTTCAAGTTATACAAAAATTGTTTACTAGACTGTACAATTCTCTTTCCAACGAAGATAAAATTACACATTTTACTGAGAGGGAACTGATTGAATAATCTTTTTTGATCCCCCCAATAGCCTTTGTTTCTGTATTACTACTTGCTTGTGGTTCAGCACCAAAGGGGATCCGCCAAAGCAAGAGGGTCAAGTTCCTGGTGTCCGTATCTGGTCTGGCCCGAGCTTTCTGAACGGTGTTTTGAAAACCATCTCATCTTCTGTGCCTTCATTTCCTGGCCTGAGAGACCAGGTTCATCACATTAAAATGCAATGACAAAATACATCTTTGGGCAATGCTGTTGTTGTCGCTTTTTAATGCATAAAGTACCGTAAGTGATGGGTGACTGAGAGGGTACCAATACTTGCAAAAAGTGTGAACAATTAGAAGGTACGTGTTTTATGTGGTTCAATAGGCGACCAATATTCAATATGGAAAAAGTATGTTCAGTAGGGtaccaatattttcaaaatgtgaacAATTAGAAGGTATGTGTTTCATGTGGTCTCAATATCTGTGACGAAGCTGTGCACCTACTCAGACCAGGTATGCCCTGCAAACCATCGCTGGGGAACAGATGGTGCTTTTCAACAAGGTGTATTCATGTCCTCATGCTCCATAGGCCAGACCATGCGGCAAAACACTATTGACAGATACTAAACAAAGCACTAACCCAAAAccaataaaaatgctaaatatttgAGACTGCAAAGCGAAGATTATCAGCCACTTTCCCTCACACTTTAGGAATTGCTAAATAAACATATGCAGGGCTCCTACCCTCTTCCTGTTATATGACAAATATACATTAGCCACTTCCGCCACTGGGGAATGGAACAGGGAGGCGCCCACAGAGATCATCTCCTTTGTTCCAACTCATGACgtccttggcttttttttttttggtggtggtggtaaaacatttttctttgcttttggtcCTTCCAAAACAGAGTCCTATATGTGCAAAATAATTAACCTCTAGAAAGTTAATTTGTAGATAGATGCCTCTTCTGAACGAGCTCACCTGAGGCAGAACAGTACATAGACGCAATATTGTGTGAGCAGGTGGGCTGGTGAAAAGGCTAGTTTCCTCTCCAGTGTTTGATCCAGGAGCCCACAGAGGTCCTGGCTTCATGGTCCTGAGACCCCTCTCCCCACTAACCCTTCCCTCAGCTGTTCTGATGACATCctggaaattatttttactgGAGCAGATTCTCCTTTTGTTTCATAATTAGATAAGATATAGACCCCAGTACCCTTAGGAGCCAAACACAAGGACCGGAATTCACAATTCCATGGCATGGCTGAACAAAGAGCAGCTGTACAGACCAGACTTTATTTGAAGTTTGTAGGTAAGATAGCCAGATTCCCCAAGTTCATCCACCAAGTATTTTTCAGTGCCAACTTCAGGCCAGGCACCGTTTCAGGCACTGGGCTACAGCCGTGAATGAAACAAAGCATCAACCTCTTGGAGTTTATATTCCAGTGGGGAGGCAGCCAGTAACCAATAactaataacaacagcaacaaacaaaTAGAGGTCAGATCGTAGTAAGCACCACAGAGAAAAGTAAAGCACAGACCATGGCGCAGACCAGAGTGTGGTTTTGGAGACAGTGAGACATGGTTGGATTCTGGATGCAATTTGAATTGCTAACAGGTGAGATATGAGTtactgaaggaaaagagaagagtttGTAGCCACTTGCTGAATGGACAATGTGCAGGGAGAGCAGTTTGGGAGGGGCCATACGGAGCTTGGGAAGCTCATGCAACAGCCAGACGGAGCTGTCTCAAAGCATGTCGGGAGCTGGGGTGTGGGAGCAGATGTAGGCTGTGTGCAAACAGGtgaaatgttactcagccataaaaaggaacgaaacggtgccatttgcagagacgcggatggacctagagacagtcatacagagtgaagtaagtcagaaagagaaagacaaataccgtataatatcgcttatatgtggaatctagaaaaatggtacaggtgaccTTACTtgcaaaggagaaatagagacacatgtagggaacaaacgtatgggtaccaaggggggaggggggtgggatgaactgggagactgggattgacatatatacactactatgtataaaatagataactaatgagaacctactgtatagcacagggaactcgatgctctgtggtgacctaaatgggaaggaaatccaaaaatgaggggatatacatatatgtgtagctgattcactttgctgtacagcggaaaccaacacaacattgtaaagcaactatactccaataaagatgttacaaataaataaagatcatcatgcacagacacgcacacacacaaaaacgaGGTGAAATGTAAAATCATGAGGCTAGATGAGATAACCTATGAAATGTGGGTcattaaaaaggagaagaggtCCAAGGACTGAGCCTTGGAGCGTTTCAAAGTTTAGAGCTTGGGGGAATGAAGAGAAGGAAGCAAAAGAAACTGAGAAGCTGGGAGCATAATTTATTCATGGGaacaggagggaaggcagagtgTGTGGCTTAAGATGCAGCCAGGTGGGTCGAGTGACGAGGGAGTGTTACAAGTTGGAAGAAGTTCTCTTCTGAATGTGCAGTATCTCTTTTTTCAGCAAAGTCAGGAGCAAGGTCATCCGCTGAGAGTGAGGAGATGTTAAGGGTTTAAGGAGAGAGGGCAAGAAGTGAAGTAAttaggagaaagagggaaaggactgggtaaatatacaaaaagcaaGATTTCCGGGCAAACCTTAGAGATTGCCTGGATTAGTGCTCATGAATTTAAAGAGAGATGATTGGCATGACATGTGCTTTTCTCCAGCTATGGCTCAGCTGTCCAGGTGTGAGTGTGCAGAAAGAGGAGAGATGGATTTAACCAGGATTGGGGTTCTACCAGGCTGGTGCAATGGAAAGTGGGAGACACATTATAGCACATACAAAGTGGGGGACACACTACAGCACATAGACTATGGAATTCAGTAGAGTTATGAGACAAGTGAGGCCAGGAGAGAGGTGACAGAGGGTGAACAGGAAACAGGAGCCCTCGACTGTAGATCCCAGCAGTGTCAGAGAACTAACTGCTGAAGTCCGAGTACTAAAGGTAGAGAACTGGAAAATAGGAGGCGGAGGTTGAACAGTCGGATGCTTGAAGCTGAGACTGCAGTGGTGTGGTTTGGGGGTTACTGGCATTGATAAATGTAGTGCATGACCATGGGAATGAATGGCTGAGGGAGAGTGGAGGACGAGATCCTTTGATCAGGACCTGGAGCCAGGGTGTTGGAAGAATTGTCTACATGGACATTGAAATCACTGGGAAATAGGCTAGAATACAGGAATATCAGTAGAAAA
The sequence above is drawn from the Delphinus delphis chromosome 14, mDelDel1.2, whole genome shotgun sequence genome and encodes:
- the MAS1 gene encoding proto-oncogene Mas, with the protein product MDEANRTSFVAEESSNASTRGNTSVAEPRREIPIVHWVIMSISPLGFVENGILLWFLCFRMRRNPFTVYITHLSIADISLLFCIFILSVDYALDYELSSGYYYTIVTLSVTFLFGYNTGLYLLTAISVERCLSVLYPIWYRCHRPKHQSAFVCALLWALSCLVTTMEYVMCIDGEGQTQSRSDCRAVIVFIVVLSFLVFTPLMVVSSTILVVKIRKNTWASHSSKLYLVITVSIIIFFIFAMPMRLLYLLYYEYWSTFRNLHHISLLFSTINSSANPFIYFFVGSSRKKRFKESLKVVLTRALKDEMQPRRPEDHTTTTETETVV